The following proteins are co-located in the Zonotrichia albicollis isolate bZonAlb1 chromosome 1, bZonAlb1.hap1, whole genome shotgun sequence genome:
- the MED30 gene encoding mediator of RNA polymerase II transcription subunit 30 isoform X1: MSTPPLAGAGMPPGAFSGTQAQAAREVNTASLCRIGQETVQDIVFRTMEIFQLLRNMQLPNGVTYHTATYQDRLAKLQEHLRQLSILFRKLRLVYDKCNENCAGLDPVPIEQLIPYVEEDGSKHDDRGAASQLRFATEERREIMEVNKKLKQKNQQLKQIMDQLRNLIWDINAMLAMRN; this comes from the exons ATGTCCACTCCCCCCCTGGCCGGGGCAGGGATGCCGCCGGGCGCCTTCTCCGGGACGCAGGCTCAGGCTGCCCGCGAGGTGAACACGGCTTCGCTCTGCCGCATCGGCCAGGAGACCGTGCAGGACATCGTCTTCCGAACCATGGAAATCTTCCAGCTACTGAGGAACATGCAG TTACCAAATGGTGTTACTTATCATACTGCAACATATCAAGACAGACTGGCAAAGCTGCAGGAACATCTCCGCCAGCTATCAATACTCTTCAGAAAACTGAGATTAGTCTATGACAAATGTAATGAAAACTGTGCTGGGCTCGATCCTGTTCCCATAGAA CAACTTATTCCATATGTTGAAGAAGATGGCTCCAAGCATGATGATCGTGGTGCTGCAAGTCAGCTTCGTTTTGCTActgaagagagaagggaaatcaTGGAAGTTAATAAG AAACTGAAACAGAAGAATCAGCAGCTGAAGCAGATCATGGATCAGTTACGAAATCTTATTTGGGACATAAATGCCATGTTGGCAATGAGGAACTGA
- the MED30 gene encoding mediator of RNA polymerase II transcription subunit 30 isoform X2, which yields MSTPPLAGAGMPPGAFSGTQAQAAREVNTASLCRIGQETVQDIVFRTMEIFQLLRNMQQLIPYVEEDGSKHDDRGAASQLRFATEERREIMEVNKKLKQKNQQLKQIMDQLRNLIWDINAMLAMRN from the exons ATGTCCACTCCCCCCCTGGCCGGGGCAGGGATGCCGCCGGGCGCCTTCTCCGGGACGCAGGCTCAGGCTGCCCGCGAGGTGAACACGGCTTCGCTCTGCCGCATCGGCCAGGAGACCGTGCAGGACATCGTCTTCCGAACCATGGAAATCTTCCAGCTACTGAGGAACATGCAG CAACTTATTCCATATGTTGAAGAAGATGGCTCCAAGCATGATGATCGTGGTGCTGCAAGTCAGCTTCGTTTTGCTActgaagagagaagggaaatcaTGGAAGTTAATAAG AAACTGAAACAGAAGAATCAGCAGCTGAAGCAGATCATGGATCAGTTACGAAATCTTATTTGGGACATAAATGCCATGTTGGCAATGAGGAACTGA